The sequence CCTCAATCATCGTGCCTCCCCGTGTCGATGAGTGAACCGATGTCCTCGCCCTGGACCAGCCGCATAATCGCCCCCGGTTCGAACACGTTCATCACCCGCAGGGGCAGGTTGTGATCGCGGCACAGCACCAGCGCGGTGGTGTCCATCACCGCCAGCCGGCGCTGGAGGGCCTCGTCGTAGGTCAGATAGGGAATTTTCTCCGCGGCCGGGTCCTTGAAGGGATCGGCGCTATAGACGCCGTCCACCTTGGTGGCCTTGATCAGCAGATCGGCGTCGATCTCGATGGCCCGCAGGCTGGCGGCGGAATCGGTGGTGAAGAAGGGATTGCCGAGCCCGGCGGCGAAGATCACCACCCGCCCCTTCTCCAGATGGCGCACGGCACGGCGGCGGATGTAGTCCTCACACACCTGGTTGACCTTCAGGGCCGACATCACCCGCACCGGCTGCCCCAGGTGCTCGATGGCATCCTGCATCGCCAGGGCGTTGATGACCGTGGCCAGCATGCCCATGTGATCGCCGGTGACCCGGTCGAGCCCCTCGGAGGCCAGCTGGGCGCCGCGGATGATGTTGCCGCCGCCGATCACCAGGCCGACCTCGACCCCGATGCCGCGCAGCTGCACGATTTCCCTGGCCAGACGGCGGACGGGGCCGGCGTCGAGGCCGGACTCCCGTTCCCCCATCAGCGCTTCGCCGCTGAGCTTCAGTAAGATCCGGCGGTAGCGCGGTTCCATGTCAGTCGCCGCGGACCTGGGCCATCACTTCCTCGGCGAAGTCGGCCTGCTGCTTCTCGATGCCTTCCCCGACCTCGAAGCGGACGAAGCGGACCACCCTGGCGCCCTTCTGATCCAGCAGCTGGCCGACGCTCAGATCGGGATCCTTGACGAAAGGCTGGCCCAGCAAAGTGACCTCCTTGAGGAACTTGCGCAGACGGCCTTCCACCATTTTCTCGACGATGTTGGCCGGCTTGCCGCTGGCCTCGGCCTGGGCAGTGAAGATTTCCTTTTCCTTTTCCAGGGTTTCGGCCGGCACGTCCTTCTCCTCCACGCACACCGGCTTGCTGGCAGCGATGTGCATGGCGATGTCCTTGGCCAAGTCATCGTCGCCGCCCTCCATCTCCACCACCACGCCGATGCGGTTGCCGTGGAGATAGCAGGCCAGCTTGCCGGCCTCGGTCTCGAACTTCATCAGGCGGCGGATGGCGATGTTCTCGCCCAGCTTGGCCACCAGCTCGCGGCGGGCCTCCTCGACGGTGGGACCGCCCTCCTCGATCGGGGTCTCGAGCAGTTGCTCGACGGTCTCGACGCCGGTTTCCAGGGCGCGCTGGGCGACCTTGTCGACGAACTTGAGGAAGTCCTCGTTCTTGGCGACGAAGTCGGTCTCGCTGTTGACCTCCAGGATCACGGCGCGCTTGCCGTCGTCGGACACCTTGATGGCGATCTTGCCTTCGGCGGCGGTGCGGCCGGCCTTCTTGTCGGCCTTGGCCAGCCCGGCCTTGCGCATGTGCTCGATGGCGGCCTCGATGTCGCCGCCGGTTTCCACCAGGGCCTTCTTGCATTCCATCATGCCGGCGCCGGTGCGCTCACGCAGCGCCTTGACCATGGCAGCGGTAATATTGCTCATCTCTCGCTTACCTCTCGCTTGGATTTCAGTCCTGGGCGGCGGATTCCGCCGCGGCGTTTTCTTCCGGCGCCTCGACGAACTCGTCGGCGGCCGCGACCATCTCCACCTGGCTGGCCTTGCCTTCCAGAATCGCCGTCGCCGCCAGGCGGCAGTACAGCTGAATGGCGCGGATGGAGTCGTCGTTGCCGGGAATGATGTAATCGATGCCGCTGGGATCGTTGTTGGTGTCGACCACGCCGACCACCGGAATGCCCAGCTTCTTCGCCTCCTTGACGGCGATGTACTCCTGGCCGACGTCGAGGACGAACAGCACGTCAGGCAGGTCGTTCATGTCCTTGATACCGCCGAGGCTGCGCTCGAGCTTTTCCAGCTCCCGCATCAGCTCCAGGGCCTCGCGCTTGCTGAAGCGCTGCAGGCTGCCGTCGTCACGCATGGCCTCCAGCTCTTTCAGGCGCTTGACCGACTGGCGGATGGTCTTGAAATTGGTCAGGGTGCCGCCGAGCCAGCGGTGGTTCACGTAGGGCATGCCGCAGCGGGTCGCCTCTTCCTGCACCGCCTTCTGGGCGGTCTTCTTGGTGCCCACGAACAGCACCACGCCCTTGTTGGCGGCGGTGTCCTCGAGGAAGTTCATCGCCTGCTTGAGCAGCGGCAGGGTCTTTTCCAGGTTGATGATGTGGATGCCGGCGCGGACCCCGTAGATGTAGGGGGCCATTTTGGGGTTCCAATAGCGCTTCTGATGGCCGAAATGCACGCCCGCCTCGAGCAGCTCGCGCATGGTGACGTCTACCATGGATTCACTCCTGATTGTCGGTTGGGGTTAAGCCTCCACCCATCCCGCCCGGCGACCTGTTCCATCTTCTGGAACAAGCACCCCGCCGGCCGTGTCGATAGGTGTGTGGATTGCTGTTAAAATAGCCGAAGTTTATACCACGAAACCCCATCTTGCGACAACGCCTTATGCAACACGGACCCCTGCGCCGCCGGCGCCGCGACTTTCACCTCAAGACCCCGGAAGAACTGGAAAAGATGCGCGTCGCGGGCCGACTCGCCGCCGAGGTGCTCGATTTCATCGCCCCCTACGTCAAACCGGGGGTGACCACGGAGACACTGGACCGGCTGTGCCACGAGTACATCGTCGAGGAGCAGAAAGCGATTCCGGCACCCCTCAACTACCGCGGCTTTCCCAAGTCCATCTGCACCTCGGTGAACCACCAGGTGTGCCACGGCATCCCCGGCAACAAGCGGCTCAAGAACGGCGACATCATCAACATCGACATCACCGTCATCAAGGACGGCTGGCACGGGGACACCAGCAAGATGTTCTTCGTCGGTGAGCCCTCGATGAAGGCCAAGCGCCTGGTGAACGTGGCCCAGGAGGCGCTGTACCGCGGTATCCGCGAAGTCCGTCCCGGGGTGGACCTGGGCCAGATCGGCCACGTGATCCAGAAATACGTCGAGTCCCAGGGCTACTCGGTGGTGCGGGAATTCTGCGGCCACGGCATCGGCCGCGAATTCCACGAAGAGCCCCAGGTGCTCCACTACGGCAAGCCGGACACCGGCGTCATCCTGGAACCGGGCATGACCTTCACCATCGAGCCGATGGTCAACGCCGGCAAACGTCAGGTGAAACTGTTGCCGGACGGCTGGACCGTCGTCACCAAAGACCGCAGTCTTTCGGCCCAGTGGGAACACACCCTGGCGGTGACCGAAGACGGGGTCGCGGTTCTGACCCTGCGCGACGAGGAAGACTTCCCCCGTATCCTGCGCAGCGAATGAGCGCCCCGGCCGCGCTGAAACACACCCTGCAGGCCTTTCACGACGAGCTGGCCCGGCGTTTCCGGGCCGGCGCCCCCATCGAATCCCTGATCCACGCCCGCGCCGATTTTATCGACGCCCTGCTGCGCGGCTGCTGGCGGCGGCACTTGGGCGATCATGCCGCCACCGCTGCCCTGGTGGCGGTAGGCGGGTATGGGCGCCGGGAGCTCCATCCACATTCGGACATCGACCTGCTGGTGCTGGTTCCGGAAGCGCCGCCGCCGGCGCTGGCGGAAAAGCTCGGCCGCCTGTTCACTCTGCTATGGGACATCGGCCTCAAACCGGGCCACAGCGTGCGCACCGTACCCCAGTGCCTGGAAGCGGCCGCAGGCGACCAGACCGTGGTCACCAACCTGATGGACGCCCGCCGTCTCGACGGCGACCCCGACCTGTTCGCCGCCATGAAGGCGGGCATCGCCCCGCAACGCCTGTGGCCCTCGGAAGACTTCTTCCGTGCCAAGCTCGCCGAACAGCAAGCCCGTTACACCAAGTATCACGACACCGCCTACAACCTGGAACCCAACATCAAGGAAGGGCCCGGCGGCCTGCGCGACATCCAGACCGTCGCTTGGGTCATCA comes from Methylomarinovum caldicuralii and encodes:
- the tsf gene encoding translation elongation factor Ts, translating into MSNITAAMVKALRERTGAGMMECKKALVETGGDIEAAIEHMRKAGLAKADKKAGRTAAEGKIAIKVSDDGKRAVILEVNSETDFVAKNEDFLKFVDKVAQRALETGVETVEQLLETPIEEGGPTVEEARRELVAKLGENIAIRRLMKFETEAGKLACYLHGNRIGVVVEMEGGDDDLAKDIAMHIAASKPVCVEEKDVPAETLEKEKEIFTAQAEASGKPANIVEKMVEGRLRKFLKEVTLLGQPFVKDPDLSVGQLLDQKGARVVRFVRFEVGEGIEKQQADFAEEVMAQVRGD
- the map gene encoding type I methionyl aminopeptidase; its protein translation is MQHGPLRRRRRDFHLKTPEELEKMRVAGRLAAEVLDFIAPYVKPGVTTETLDRLCHEYIVEEQKAIPAPLNYRGFPKSICTSVNHQVCHGIPGNKRLKNGDIINIDITVIKDGWHGDTSKMFFVGEPSMKAKRLVNVAQEALYRGIREVRPGVDLGQIGHVIQKYVESQGYSVVREFCGHGIGREFHEEPQVLHYGKPDTGVILEPGMTFTIEPMVNAGKRQVKLLPDGWTVVTKDRSLSAQWEHTLAVTEDGVAVLTLRDEEDFPRILRSE
- the pyrH gene encoding UMP kinase, coding for MEPRYRRILLKLSGEALMGERESGLDAGPVRRLAREIVQLRGIGVEVGLVIGGGNIIRGAQLASEGLDRVTGDHMGMLATVINALAMQDAIEHLGQPVRVMSALKVNQVCEDYIRRRAVRHLEKGRVVIFAAGLGNPFFTTDSAASLRAIEIDADLLIKATKVDGVYSADPFKDPAAEKIPYLTYDEALQRRLAVMDTTALVLCRDHNLPLRVMNVFEPGAIMRLVQGEDIGSLIDTGRHDD
- the rpsB gene encoding 30S ribosomal protein S2, which gives rise to MVDVTMRELLEAGVHFGHQKRYWNPKMAPYIYGVRAGIHIINLEKTLPLLKQAMNFLEDTAANKGVVLFVGTKKTAQKAVQEEATRCGMPYVNHRWLGGTLTNFKTIRQSVKRLKELEAMRDDGSLQRFSKREALELMRELEKLERSLGGIKDMNDLPDVLFVLDVGQEYIAVKEAKKLGIPVVGVVDTNNDPSGIDYIIPGNDDSIRAIQLYCRLAATAILEGKASQVEMVAAADEFVEAPEENAAAESAAQD